The Salvelinus alpinus chromosome 28, SLU_Salpinus.1, whole genome shotgun sequence genome includes a window with the following:
- the LOC139557587 gene encoding DAZ-associated protein 2-like, translated as MNNKGSYPQQAVYPQQSSAPIYPPAMQVSPQAPPYTDAPPAYSEIYQPRYVHPSQAGQLQQMAQYPGTQMYMQLPQSMAVGPMGHNVPMAYYPMGAMYPPGSAVLVEGGYDAGARFGQSNSASIPPPPPGHMPNAAQLAAMQGANVMMTQRKNNFFMGGSNGGYTIW; from the exons ATGAACAACAAAG GTTCCTATCCCCAGCAAGCTGTGTACCCACAGCAGAGCAGTGCACCCATCTACCCCCCTGCAATGCAAGTGTCTCCTCAGGCACCCCCTTATACAGATGCACCACCTGCATACTCTGAG ATTTATCAGCCCAGGTATGTGCACCCATCTCAGGCTGGCCAGCTACAGCAAATGGCCCAGTACCCTGGCACTCAGATGTACATGCAACTGCCCCAGTCCATGGCTGTTGGACCAATGGGCCACAACGTCCCCATGGCATACTACCCCATGGGAGCCATGTATCCCCCTGGCTCCGCTGTGCTAGTGGAGGGAGGATATGATGCTGGTGCTCGATTTGGTCAAAGCAACAGTGCTTCCATCCCT CCCCCACCTCCTGGCCACATGCCTAATGCAGCTCAGCTGGCCGCCATGCAGGGTGCCAACGTCATGATGACACAGCGCAAGAACAACTTCTTCATGGGTGGTTCCAATGGTGGGTACACCATCTGGTAA